GCGTCTTGGGTGTGCAAGAGTGGGGTGGTATGATACTTACGTAAACCGGTTTTGCTATCCTGGTGGCAGGTGTTTGACAACATATGTAGGCATGGTCGTGACAATAAACTCCATTTTTGGAACTTAACTCCACCTGCGCCTCTTCTTACGGATGCAGCTAGCACACCTAATCTCTCGGCACCTATGCTCGCCTCGTCCATGGATGTTAATGCTTTAAACTACTGCCGCTTTTCTTTGTATCCTACCCAGTCAGATCCACCTAGAGCCTTGCTCGGACTTCCAAATTTGATCGAATCTGAACTTGTTGATATTTGGGATCTTCCAGGGAAGACCAGGCTACATGCTGCGATTGGAACGATCAAAGGTGCTCCTCCGAGAACGCCATTCTCTGACGAGGGTCGTGATATTTACAAGACAGGTGTGTATCTTTAATTTGCCCTATCAAAACCCGTAAATTTTCAAGTACGAGTCGGGCAATAAATCGCCGTCTTTCCAGGAATCGTCATGTCACTTCATGTTTCCCAGACAGAATTGTACATGCGTGTCCTAGTTGGCTATGAAAGTGGGAATGTCACGCTTTGGATTCGTCGGCTATCCGATAGCCCACGATCAATTGAAGGAAATGGATGGAACAGCGTTTGGAATGTGAAAAATCACCTGGAAGCAGGTAGGTTTGTGTTCCTTGAACATCCTGATGGTAATGAAATCCTGGAAAATTAGTGATGGGGATGGCCGTTACCTGCGACAATACTATGGCGGCTTCCGTATCGGCCGATCACCTGATATGTCGATACGATCTCAACCCAGAGCCAGGGGCCGACGCTGTACATCTTGCCCGCACGAAACAAAACATTTAGGAAATGGTGCCGTAGCATTCCGTGCTGATGGCCGCGTGTTGGGTGCTGCCGGTTGGGATGGTGCAGTTAGGCTATACTCGACTGGTCTTCGTCGAACAGATGAGGCCGGGAAAGGTATAGTCATCGATCGGAGCCGAAAGGT
The nucleotide sequence above comes from Rhizoctonia solani chromosome 3, complete sequence. Encoded proteins:
- a CDS encoding WD40 domain-containing protein, whose product is MAKAPPSPFKVLRIHNVQINTLHFSNENEYLVAGDSSGRVSITSTRTFRPIADWNAHTDSVLGVQEWGGMILTHGRDNKLHFWNLTPPAPLLTDAASTPNLSAPMLASSMDVNALNYCRFSLYPTQSDPPRALLGLPNLIESELVDIWDLPGKTRLHAAIGTIKGAPPRTPFSDEGRDIYKTGIVMSLHVSQTELYMRVLVGYESGNVTLWIRRLSDSPRSIEGNGWNSVWNVKNHLEAGNGAVAFRADGRVLGAAGWDGAVRLYSTGLRRTDEAGKGIVIDRSRKVRSLGTLEHFKESCFAMAFANELLEGVGNFRSIKDEDNMSLDALEDRSKWLAVGGKTGRIAIWELDSFEKR